CATGTGCAAGTATAAAGAGATAGGCAAAttctctcagtttcctcatctgaacaATGAGTGTAGAATCACCCAGTTCCCAGAGTTGCAAGGAGGATTAAATGCAAGTGTGTATAGAAGGCCTATCACATattatgtgctcaataaatggtaaagGTTATTGTTATCTGTGAGGAAAGATGGAAAGGGTATAACATCTGTTGATTACCTATCTGTCATATACTGTGTTTAGAGCTTCTGACGTATATTTCAtttggtatacatacacacaactgTGAAGTAACTGTTAAGAATCGTTTCTTTAAGTTAAAATCATAACtatcatacaaatataaaatgaacatgagtcaaatatttatttaacttattaatGATAAGTTAGAACTAATTCAAAAAGAATTAGTTAGAACTaattcaaaaagaatttttaaaaagcacatatgTAAGCTATCACAAATACTGAAGTGAATTTAGAAATAGATTAAAATTATTTGGTATCCACACAGCTATCATTTGCATTACCCTAGACAAAATTTATTTGAATCTCTATGTTCAAGAATCATATTTTTTCTATACTTTCAGAGTTGTAAAGGAGCTCAAAGGCAATAAAAGGGGCAGGCCCCTTGTAGAATCAGATAATCTGTAAGGttattaaacatctttttaaatttcattcatttcaattttttactatattttctgACAGaaccattattatccccatttgcAGTTGAGAAAACAAAATCATGGTGACTGTGCAATTCGTCTATAATCACAAAAAGTAtaagtggggggcacctgggtggctcagtgggttaagcctctgccttcagctcaggtcatggtctcagggtcctcagatccagcccctcattgggctctctgctcagcaggaagcccacttccactccccctgcctgcctctttgcctacttgtgacctctgtcaagtacataaataaaatctttaaaaagaaaagaaaagaaactttaaaagaaaaagtgtaagTGGCAGGGGCTGGATTCAAACACacatttcatcactccaaaattagactgggattttttttttcttttgtttttcagggGATGAACAATCAATATATTCGTCGAGAAGTCTTCTGCTGTGAAACTTGTCATGAGCTCAAAAGCTTCTGGGAAAAAGAAATTAGCAAACAGACTTGTTACAGGGAACTGGAGGAAGATCGTCAGGGAAGGAGCGCCCTGAGAAAGTATGTGGattatttctctattattttttaataataatgcaatgcattattattaaatttgtttGATTGAATTTTCTGTAGAAATATACCAGATGTGAAGATGGGAGactgaattattttcattatcactcTTATAAGAATGCAATTATTCAATATGATATGGTAAAGTCAGTGAGgtcatgaaaagaaaggaaaacagtacCCAGAAGAAGTTTATTATATTCACGGGTCTCAGAGAAAGGGTTACCACATACCATGCAGGGCCACAGAGGAAGCACCAGATCTTGCCCAGTTGTCAAAAGACAGAAGCATGGTGGAAATCTAAGCCAGAACTTTTACTGGAGTTTCTGAACAAAAGGCAAGTCAGAGTAAACAGTTAGCTAATTTGAATCATCTCAGAGGGCTTTGGGCTACCAATGTGGTTTCTAGTTGTCTGGTACCTAGCCCTGGGATAATTTAGGAAAGGGGAAATATGGCTTCATATGTGAGAGTTAGAGGTCATTGGGGCCCAGACGCAGGATTAGTTGACATGTTCACAGCAAGCCTTTGGTAGCTCTAAGAAAAGGCTAGTCCTTTCCATGGCCAGCAAGTTTCTTAAGATGTCAAAACATCATAAAGTATGGAAAATTCAAGACATGATTAG
This is a stretch of genomic DNA from Mustela lutreola isolate mMusLut2 chromosome 12, mMusLut2.pri, whole genome shotgun sequence. It encodes these proteins:
- the FAM240B gene encoding protein FAM240B, which produces MNNQYIRREVFCCETCHELKSFWEKEISKQTCYRELEEDRQGRSALRKLREEWKQRLEKRLQMLDTPDEKKKQASTVG